Proteins encoded together in one Anaerosporomusa subterranea window:
- a CDS encoding rod shape-determining protein: protein MNLFGSFSRDMGIDLGTANTLVFVRGRGIVLNEPSVVAIQRDTGEVLAVGEEAKQMLGRTPGNIIAIRPLKDGVIADFDVTQSMLKYFIQKCLGKRSFIRPRIIVGVPSGVTEVEKRAVIDATVQAGAREAYLIEEPMAAAIGAGLPVYEPTGNMVVDIGGGTTEVAVISLGGIVNSKSIRIGGDELDEAIIQYVKRSYNMMIGERTAEQVKITMGSAITPPENQTFEVRGRDMVTGLPKTLTLSAKEVQHALSEPVLGIIEAVKATLEKTPPELSADVMDRGIVMTGGGSLLHGLDVLLAQETGMPVHVSEDALQCVANGTGKALESIELLKRVLISSSRRS from the coding sequence GTGAATCTATTTGGATCGTTTTCACGCGATATGGGGATAGATCTGGGCACCGCCAATACACTAGTTTTTGTCCGCGGACGGGGAATCGTCTTAAATGAGCCTTCTGTTGTCGCAATTCAACGTGACACTGGTGAGGTTTTGGCAGTTGGCGAAGAGGCGAAACAGATGTTAGGACGGACGCCAGGCAATATTATTGCCATTCGTCCGCTAAAAGACGGAGTCATCGCTGATTTTGATGTGACTCAGTCGATGTTGAAATACTTTATTCAAAAATGTCTTGGTAAGCGTAGCTTTATTCGGCCGCGCATCATTGTTGGTGTACCCTCTGGCGTGACTGAGGTCGAAAAGCGGGCTGTCATTGATGCAACGGTACAGGCTGGCGCGAGAGAAGCATATTTAATTGAAGAACCAATGGCTGCAGCCATTGGTGCTGGTTTACCGGTATATGAGCCTACTGGCAACATGGTAGTCGATATCGGTGGCGGTACTACCGAGGTTGCGGTTATCTCGCTCGGCGGTATTGTAAACTCGAAATCGATCCGTATTGGCGGCGATGAGCTTGATGAAGCAATTATCCAATACGTTAAGCGTAGCTATAACATGATGATTGGTGAACGCACAGCTGAGCAAGTTAAGATTACTATGGGATCGGCAATAACGCCGCCCGAGAATCAGACGTTTGAAGTCCGCGGGCGTGACATGGTCACTGGTCTGCCCAAAACGCTTACTCTCAGCGCTAAAGAGGTTCAACACGCCCTGAGTGAACCCGTGCTTGGAATTATCGAAGCGGTCAAAGCTACTCTGGAAAAGACTCCCCCAGAATTGTCGGCAGATGTGATGGATCGGGGAATCGTTATGACTGGTGGCGGTTCGTTGTTACACGGCCTTGACGTCCTTTTAGCGCAAGAAACCGGCATGCCGGTTCATGTATCAGAAGATGCGTTACAGTGCGTGGCCAATGGAACAGGCAAGGCACTCGAGAGTATCGAACTGCTGAAGCGAGTCCTGATTTCGTCGTCGCGTCGCAGCTAA
- the mreC gene encoding rod shape-determining protein MreC: MLQKRSVVLAVAVFTVFLLAASAGVGKFRFPVAERLVAVVLTPFESALAKVSYQIRSSVRFVGDIATAYRDNQMLKVENEQLRQQILQLNEVLAENTRLKATLDYKKSMPQFDFVIASVIARDPGSWTSTVMIDRGSADGINKDMPVVTSRGLIGNVVQAFPHSAKVLLLTDGKSAVGSLVQRPESRVAGIVEGADAPSLAPRMVNLARDADVIKGDKIITSGLGGIYPKGLLIGEVTEVVNAEGGLLKYATLKPAADFDRLEEVQVLVRSREQLSPVPGQPAQPVPTGQVR; the protein is encoded by the coding sequence ATGTTGCAAAAGCGGTCGGTGGTGCTGGCGGTTGCGGTGTTCACCGTATTTCTGCTGGCTGCCTCGGCCGGTGTAGGTAAGTTTCGGTTTCCGGTAGCAGAAAGATTGGTGGCAGTGGTGCTTACTCCTTTTGAGAGTGCCTTGGCAAAAGTGAGCTACCAGATCCGTTCGTCTGTCCGCTTCGTCGGAGACATTGCTACCGCCTATCGAGATAACCAAATGTTGAAAGTAGAAAACGAGCAACTGCGTCAGCAGATACTGCAACTAAATGAAGTGCTGGCAGAGAATACGCGGCTAAAGGCAACTCTTGACTATAAGAAAAGTATGCCCCAGTTTGATTTTGTGATTGCCTCTGTGATTGCCCGCGATCCTGGATCATGGACAAGCACGGTAATGATCGATCGCGGCTCAGCTGACGGTATTAATAAAGATATGCCGGTGGTAACATCTCGTGGCCTGATCGGCAATGTTGTTCAAGCATTTCCGCATTCTGCCAAAGTATTGCTGCTGACAGATGGAAAAAGCGCGGTTGGCTCTTTAGTACAACGACCAGAATCGCGCGTGGCCGGTATTGTTGAAGGTGCAGACGCCCCGTCGCTGGCACCGCGTATGGTGAATCTGGCCCGCGACGCGGATGTGATTAAAGGCGATAAAATTATTACCTCTGGTCTAGGAGGTATTTATCCCAAAGGGCTACTCATTGGCGAAGTGACAGAAGTCGTCAACGCAGAAGGCGGTCTGTTAAAATATGCTACCTTGAAGCCCGCTGCTGATTTTGATAGACTAGAAGAGGTTCAGGTTCTTGTCCGCTCGCGCGAACAGCTTAGCCCGGTACCGGGTCAACCTGCGCAGCCTGTTCCAACGGGGCAGGTACGATGA